The following coding sequences lie in one Pseudoxanthomonas sp. SE1 genomic window:
- a CDS encoding TRZ/ATZ family hydrolase, which yields MSDRIPDTCDLLIEAGFVVPVVPHGVVLEDHAVAVTAGRIVAILPVHEARTRFVPRETVSRPDAALIPGMVNAHTHNPMTLLRGVADDLPLKVWLQQHIWPIEGAVIGPDFVADGITLAIAEMLRGGTTCVNENYFFPDVQAATYKRHGFRARVGLPVIDFPTAWAASDDEYFEKAGEVHDQWRDDALIATAFAPHAPYTVNDANFERVRMLSDQLDVPVHLHLHETAQEVEQSLEKHGQRPIARLDRLGLVNDRLIAIHMTQLTEAEIHLCAERGVSVVHCPESNLKLASGFCPACALERAGVTLAVGTDGCASNNDLDMFSETRTAALLAKAVAQDAAALDAFSALRAATLGGAKAIGFDDRIGSIEPGKEADLVCVDLSALETQPLHHVVSQLIYATGRQQVSDVWIAGKAKLRQRVLVEMDIDGVIANARQWRERIAGIRLS from the coding sequence ATGAGCGACCGCATCCCCGACACCTGCGACCTGTTGATCGAAGCCGGTTTCGTGGTGCCGGTCGTCCCGCACGGGGTGGTGTTGGAGGACCATGCGGTCGCCGTCACCGCCGGCCGCATCGTCGCGATTCTGCCGGTGCACGAGGCGCGCACGCGCTTCGTCCCGCGCGAGACGGTATCGCGCCCTGATGCCGCGCTGATCCCGGGCATGGTCAACGCGCACACCCACAACCCCATGACGCTGTTGCGTGGCGTTGCCGACGACCTGCCGCTGAAGGTCTGGCTGCAGCAGCACATCTGGCCCATCGAGGGCGCGGTGATCGGGCCGGATTTCGTGGCCGACGGCATCACCCTGGCGATCGCCGAGATGCTCCGCGGCGGCACCACCTGCGTCAACGAGAACTACTTCTTCCCCGACGTGCAGGCCGCGACGTACAAGCGCCACGGCTTCCGCGCACGCGTGGGACTGCCGGTGATCGATTTCCCGACGGCCTGGGCGGCGTCGGACGACGAGTACTTCGAGAAGGCCGGCGAAGTGCACGACCAATGGCGGGACGACGCGCTGATCGCGACCGCGTTCGCCCCGCATGCGCCGTACACGGTGAACGACGCCAATTTCGAACGCGTGCGCATGCTGTCGGACCAGCTCGACGTGCCCGTGCACCTGCACCTGCATGAAACCGCACAGGAAGTGGAACAGTCGCTGGAGAAGCACGGACAGCGCCCGATCGCGCGGCTGGACCGGCTGGGGCTGGTCAACGACCGCCTGATCGCCATCCACATGACCCAGCTCACCGAGGCGGAGATCCACCTCTGTGCCGAACGTGGCGTCAGCGTCGTGCATTGCCCGGAATCCAACCTCAAGCTCGCGTCCGGTTTCTGCCCGGCGTGCGCGCTGGAGCGTGCAGGCGTGACTTTGGCGGTCGGCACCGACGGCTGCGCCAGCAACAACGACCTGGACATGTTCAGCGAGACGCGCACTGCGGCGCTGCTGGCCAAGGCGGTGGCGCAGGATGCCGCCGCGCTGGATGCGTTCAGCGCCTTGCGCGCGGCCACGCTGGGCGGCGCGAAGGCGATCGGCTTCGACGACCGCATCGGCTCGATCGAGCCGGGCAAGGAGGCCGACCTGGTCTGCGTGGATCTGTCCGCGTTGGAGACGCAGCCGCTGCACCACGTGGTGTCCCAGCTGATCTACGCCACCGGCCGGCAGCAGGTCAGCGATGTGTGGATCGCCGGCAAGGCGAAGCTGCGGCAGCGTGTGCTGGTCGAGATGGACATCGACGGCGTCATCGCCAATGCGCGGCAGTGGCGCGAGCGGATCGCCGGCATCCGGCTGTCTTGA
- the phbB gene encoding acetoacetyl-CoA reductase translates to MTSRVVLVTGGTGGIGTAICKKLADMGHKVATNYRNEEKALAWQAQMKADGYEMTLVKGDVTSPDEAQAMVKEVEQKLGPVEVLINNAGITRDGTFHKMSASQWGDVINTNLNSVFNVTRPVIEGMRDRKWGRIIQISSINGLKGQYGQANYAAAKAGMHGFTISLARENAKLGITVNTVSPGYVATDMVMAVPEEVRAKIAADIPTGRLGKPEEIAYAVAFLVDEQASWITGSNLDINGGHHMGW, encoded by the coding sequence ATGACATCGCGCGTCGTCCTGGTCACCGGCGGCACCGGAGGTATCGGTACCGCCATCTGCAAGAAGCTGGCCGACATGGGCCACAAGGTCGCCACCAATTACCGCAACGAAGAAAAAGCCCTCGCCTGGCAGGCGCAGATGAAGGCCGACGGCTACGAGATGACGCTGGTGAAGGGTGACGTGACCTCGCCCGACGAAGCGCAGGCGATGGTGAAGGAGGTCGAGCAGAAGCTGGGCCCGGTCGAAGTGCTGATCAACAACGCCGGCATCACCCGCGACGGCACGTTCCACAAGATGTCCGCCTCGCAGTGGGGCGACGTCATCAACACCAACCTCAACTCGGTGTTCAACGTCACCCGCCCGGTGATCGAGGGCATGCGCGACCGCAAGTGGGGCCGCATCATCCAGATCAGTTCGATCAACGGCCTGAAGGGCCAGTATGGCCAGGCCAACTACGCCGCCGCCAAGGCCGGCATGCACGGCTTCACCATCTCGCTGGCGCGCGAAAACGCCAAGCTCGGCATCACCGTCAACACGGTGTCGCCCGGCTATGTGGCCACCGACATGGTGATGGCGGTGCCGGAGGAAGTCCGCGCCAAGATCGCCGCCGACATTCCCACCGGCCGCCTCGGCAAGCCCGAGGAAATCGCCTACGCCGTGGCGTTCCTGGTGGACGAGCAGGCCAGCTGGATCACCGGCTCCAACCTGGACATCAACGGCGGCCACCACATGGGCTGGTGA
- the htpX gene encoding protease HtpX: MFTRVALFLATNLAVLALASVVMSLLGVNSSQMGGLLVFAAIFGFGGSLISLLTSKWMAKRATGAQVIEQPRNDTERWLVATVQRQAQAAGIGMPEVAIYDAPEINAFATGANRNNALVAVSTGLLRQMNQDEAEAVLGHEVAHVANGDMVTMALLQGVLNTFVIVLARVVGGIVDGFLSGNREGGGRGFGYYIIVMVLEVVFGLFATMIAMWFSRRREFRADHGGATLAGRQKMIAALERLGRQHSPSTLPAQVEAFGIAGGIGQGMKKLFLSHPPLEQRIAALRAQQGTMA, from the coding sequence GTGTTTACGCGTGTTGCATTGTTTCTTGCCACCAATCTGGCCGTGCTGGCGCTGGCCAGCGTTGTCATGTCCCTCCTGGGCGTCAACTCCAGCCAGATGGGGGGACTGCTGGTATTCGCCGCGATCTTCGGTTTCGGTGGTTCGCTGATCTCGCTGCTCACCTCCAAGTGGATGGCCAAGCGCGCGACCGGCGCGCAGGTCATCGAACAGCCGCGCAACGATACCGAACGCTGGCTGGTGGCCACCGTGCAGCGGCAGGCGCAGGCGGCCGGCATCGGCATGCCGGAGGTCGCCATCTACGACGCCCCGGAGATCAACGCGTTCGCCACCGGCGCCAACCGCAACAATGCGCTGGTGGCGGTCTCCACCGGCCTGTTGCGCCAGATGAACCAGGACGAGGCCGAGGCGGTGCTGGGCCACGAAGTGGCCCACGTCGCCAACGGCGACATGGTGACCATGGCGCTGCTGCAGGGCGTGCTGAACACCTTCGTCATCGTGCTGGCGCGCGTCGTCGGCGGCATCGTCGACGGCTTCCTGTCGGGCAACCGCGAGGGCGGCGGACGCGGCTTCGGCTACTACATCATCGTGATGGTGCTGGAAGTGGTGTTCGGCCTGTTCGCGACGATGATCGCGATGTGGTTCTCGCGCCGCCGCGAGTTCCGCGCCGACCATGGCGGTGCCACGCTGGCCGGCCGGCAGAAGATGATCGCCGCGCTGGAACGCCTGGGTCGGCAGCACAGTCCGAGCACGTTGCCGGCGCAGGTGGAGGCGTTCGGCATCGCCGGCGGCATCGGCCAGGGGATGAAGAAGCTGTTCCTCAGCCACCCGCCGCTGGAGCAGCGCATCGCCGCCCTGCGCGCGCAGCAGGGCACGATGGCCTGA
- a CDS encoding phosphoglycolate phosphatase: MTARGFPRAALFDLDGTLLDSAPDMLATANRMRASRGVGAMTLDVLRPHVSKGARAMLAAAFPEMEQGSREALVPEFLAIYQQELGRHSLLFDGVADMLEALEQAGSVWGIVTNKPEYLARDILPQLGWESRCAVLIGGDTLAEKKPHPLPLQVASERIGIAIADCVYVGDDERDIQSARAAGMPSIAALWGYRQAHEEPALWLADVMVQLPAALVEPSVWPSAQLVAGAT, translated from the coding sequence GTGACGGCGCGGGGGTTCCCGCGCGCCGCGCTGTTCGACCTGGACGGCACGCTGCTGGACAGCGCGCCGGACATGCTGGCCACGGCGAACCGGATGCGCGCGTCGCGCGGTGTCGGCGCGATGACGCTCGATGTCCTGCGGCCCCACGTCTCCAAGGGCGCGCGCGCGATGCTGGCGGCCGCGTTTCCGGAGATGGAGCAGGGATCCCGCGAAGCGCTGGTGCCGGAATTCCTGGCGATCTACCAGCAAGAACTCGGCCGCCACAGCCTCCTCTTCGATGGTGTCGCCGACATGCTTGAAGCGCTGGAGCAGGCCGGCAGCGTGTGGGGCATCGTGACCAACAAACCCGAATACCTGGCGCGCGACATCCTGCCGCAACTGGGTTGGGAGAGCCGCTGCGCCGTATTGATCGGGGGCGACACGCTGGCCGAGAAGAAGCCGCACCCTTTGCCGCTGCAGGTGGCCTCCGAGCGCATCGGCATCGCCATCGCCGACTGCGTGTACGTGGGCGACGACGAGCGCGACATCCAGTCGGCGCGTGCCGCCGGCATGCCGTCCATCGCGGCGTTGTGGGGGTACCGGCAGGCGCACGAAGAGCCCGCGCTGTGGCTGGCGGACGTGATGGTCCAGCTACCCGCAGCCCTTGTTGAACCTTCAGTCTGGCCATCGGCGCAGCTTGTTGCAGGAGCGACGTAA
- the folE2 gene encoding GTP cyclohydrolase FolE2, translating into MTMAPSLPLAPRADLPDVAHQRVPLARPLDWVGMENIALPVRIADGQGGQLQVAASIDLSVNLANADARGIHMSRLYLQLQDGLAREAITPAGLRHLLQDSVASQSGLATSARLKIRYEALLQRKALESDYAGWKRYPVEIEATLADGHLVLALSFAVEYSSTCPASAALSRQANAERFAGDFAAAHPLSVNVVHDWLASERGLAATPHAQRSRASVRVELRPQFDELPLVALVDAIEAALGTPVQTAVKRVDEQAFARLNAENLMFCEDAARRVASVLSGDARIARYDATVAHYESLHPHDAVARVSGSND; encoded by the coding sequence ATGACCATGGCTCCCTCGCTTCCCCTGGCGCCCCGCGCCGACCTCCCCGATGTCGCCCACCAGCGCGTGCCGCTGGCGCGCCCCCTGGACTGGGTGGGCATGGAGAACATCGCGCTGCCGGTGCGCATCGCCGACGGGCAGGGCGGGCAACTGCAGGTGGCCGCCAGCATCGACCTGTCGGTGAACCTGGCAAACGCGGATGCGCGCGGCATCCACATGTCGCGCCTGTACCTGCAACTGCAGGACGGACTGGCGCGCGAAGCGATCACGCCCGCGGGCCTGCGGCACCTGCTGCAGGACAGCGTGGCCTCGCAGTCCGGTCTGGCAACCAGCGCCCGCCTGAAGATCCGTTACGAAGCCCTCCTGCAACGCAAGGCGCTGGAAAGCGACTATGCCGGCTGGAAGCGCTATCCGGTCGAAATCGAAGCCACGTTGGCGGACGGTCATCTGGTGCTGGCGCTGTCGTTCGCGGTCGAGTATTCCAGCACCTGTCCGGCCTCGGCGGCACTGTCGCGGCAGGCCAACGCGGAGCGTTTCGCGGGAGATTTCGCTGCCGCGCATCCGCTGTCGGTCAACGTGGTGCACGACTGGCTGGCCTCCGAGCGCGGCCTGGCCGCCACGCCGCACGCGCAGCGCAGCCGGGCCAGCGTGCGGGTGGAATTGCGCCCGCAGTTCGACGAATTGCCGCTTGTCGCCCTGGTCGACGCCATCGAAGCCGCGCTCGGCACCCCGGTGCAGACCGCGGTCAAGCGCGTGGACGAGCAGGCCTTCGCCCGCCTCAATGCCGAGAACCTCATGTTCTGCGAAGACGCCGCGCGCCGCGTGGCGTCGGTCCTGTCGGGTGACGCCCGCATCGCCCGCTACGACGCCACCGTGGCCCATTACGAGAGCCTGCACCCGCATGACGCGGTGGCCCGCGTGAGCGGCAGCAACGACTGA
- the ubiG gene encoding bifunctional 2-polyprenyl-6-hydroxyphenol methylase/3-demethylubiquinol 3-O-methyltransferase UbiG, protein MTTTTSPRDDNFSQAELDKFGALANRWWDPDGPQKALHALNPVRLQYVRDRVRLAGATALDVGCGGGLLSEALAREGAHITAIDLAPELVKVGRLHKLESGVQVDYQLRSVESLAEERPGSFDVVTCMEMLEHVPDPAAIIRACHALLKPGGQLFLSTLNRTPAAFALAIVGAEYIARLLPKGTHHYKEFIRPSELAGWLRDAGFQLQDVTGLAYEPWRQRARLTSRTDVNYLASAVKP, encoded by the coding sequence ATGACGACCACGACTTCGCCCCGCGACGACAACTTCAGCCAGGCCGAACTCGACAAGTTCGGCGCGCTCGCCAATCGCTGGTGGGATCCGGATGGCCCGCAAAAGGCGTTGCATGCGCTCAATCCGGTGCGCCTGCAGTACGTGCGTGATCGCGTGCGGCTCGCGGGCGCCACCGCACTGGATGTCGGCTGTGGCGGAGGACTGCTGAGCGAAGCGCTGGCGCGCGAGGGCGCGCATATCACCGCGATCGACCTCGCGCCCGAACTGGTGAAGGTGGGGCGTCTGCACAAGCTGGAATCGGGCGTGCAGGTGGACTATCAGCTGCGTTCGGTCGAGTCGCTGGCCGAGGAGCGCCCTGGCAGCTTCGACGTGGTCACCTGCATGGAGATGCTGGAGCACGTGCCCGATCCGGCGGCCATCATCCGTGCCTGCCACGCGCTGCTGAAGCCGGGCGGACAGCTCTTCCTGTCCACGCTGAACCGCACGCCGGCCGCCTTCGCGCTGGCCATCGTCGGCGCCGAGTACATCGCGCGCCTGCTGCCGAAGGGCACGCATCACTACAAGGAATTCATCAGGCCGTCCGAACTGGCCGGATGGCTGCGCGATGCCGGCTTCCAGTTGCAGGACGTCACCGGCCTGGCGTACGAACCATGGCGGCAGCGCGCGCGGCTGACCTCGCGCACCGACGTGAACTACCTCGCCAGTGCGGTGAAGCCGTGA
- a CDS encoding EAL domain-containing protein has protein sequence MQIGKDTTLRLTLVDDSGEDAEAVVSALRNGGIAVRPLRPLDAAELEQMVATQPMDLLLASRSARSIPLATVLAQVDGSGKDIPVIVLADALSEADLLADQAAGARATALRGRFDHVLTVLRREWADLDARRSQRRLEGQMRETERRCDALISSSRDPIAYIHEGMHIRANDAYLEMFGFESFEDVEGLSLLDLVAPQYVNDFKALLKKLSKGEPPPARFELEARSIDGDSFPATLEFATATYESEPCVQVVFRRREEFDPELAREVEDLRQRDMVTGLMNRPTFLRELENAVTQVARGEDQYALLLVEPDHYQRLLQDIGIDSADDLAAALAARLAEKLDDQCTAARFGERTFAVLLRGNHAHSAALADKLRASYASHVFNVGERSASVTASIGGVQIGEKIASIGQVLTRATDCLQAATNLGGNRFEIFDPGAVDRAEEERVQNWIKRLQEALQDGSFRLHYQPVVSLQGEPGEVYEALLRMESNGETVLPQSFIGIAEDNGLLDAIDRWVVNRAIEVLAERKRAGHDTRLVVKVSPASFADNRLLDLIARELAAHDVPGDRLWLQTPEAKVFTHLRQAQAFQSAAAKLGCQVGLEHFGAGLDSFQLLSHFQPTFLKIDRVFSEDLGKNTEHQQKIREIAERAQALGILTVAEHVQDAATMSFLFTANLDYVEGNFLAAPGPAMNYDFN, from the coding sequence ATGCAGATCGGCAAAGACACCACGCTACGACTGACTTTGGTGGATGACAGCGGGGAAGATGCCGAAGCCGTCGTCTCCGCCCTGCGCAACGGCGGCATCGCCGTGCGCCCGCTGCGACCACTGGACGCAGCCGAGCTGGAACAGATGGTGGCCACCCAGCCGATGGACCTGCTGCTCGCGTCCCGTTCGGCCAGGAGCATCCCCCTGGCGACGGTGCTGGCGCAGGTGGATGGCAGCGGCAAGGACATTCCCGTCATCGTGCTGGCCGACGCCCTGAGCGAAGCCGACCTGCTGGCCGACCAGGCCGCCGGCGCGCGGGCCACGGCGTTGCGTGGCCGGTTCGACCATGTGCTCACCGTCCTGCGCCGCGAATGGGCCGACCTGGACGCGCGCCGCTCGCAGCGCCGGCTCGAAGGCCAGATGCGCGAGACCGAGCGCCGTTGCGACGCCTTGATCTCGTCCTCGCGCGACCCGATCGCCTACATCCACGAAGGGATGCACATCCGGGCCAATGACGCCTACCTGGAGATGTTCGGCTTCGAGTCCTTCGAGGATGTCGAAGGCCTGTCGCTGCTGGACCTGGTGGCCCCGCAGTACGTCAACGACTTCAAGGCCCTGCTGAAGAAGCTCAGCAAGGGCGAACCGCCGCCGGCCCGCTTCGAACTGGAGGCGCGCAGCATCGATGGCGACAGCTTCCCGGCCACGCTGGAGTTCGCCACCGCCACCTACGAGAGCGAACCCTGCGTGCAGGTGGTGTTCCGTCGGCGCGAGGAGTTCGACCCGGAACTCGCGCGCGAAGTCGAAGACCTGCGCCAGCGCGACATGGTCACCGGCCTGATGAACCGCCCCACCTTCCTGCGCGAGCTGGAGAACGCCGTGACCCAGGTGGCCCGCGGCGAGGACCAGTACGCCCTGCTGCTGGTCGAACCGGACCACTACCAGCGCCTGCTGCAGGACATCGGCATCGACTCGGCCGACGACCTCGCGGCCGCGCTCGCGGCGCGCCTGGCGGAAAAGCTCGACGACCAGTGCACCGCCGCACGCTTCGGCGAGCGCACTTTCGCCGTGCTGCTGCGGGGCAACCACGCCCACTCGGCCGCGTTGGCCGACAAGCTGCGTGCTTCGTATGCCTCGCACGTGTTCAACGTGGGCGAGCGTTCGGCCTCGGTCACCGCCAGCATCGGCGGCGTGCAGATCGGCGAAAAGATCGCCAGCATCGGCCAGGTGCTCACGCGCGCCACCGACTGCCTGCAGGCGGCCACCAACCTGGGCGGCAACCGCTTCGAGATCTTCGACCCCGGCGCTGTGGACCGTGCCGAGGAAGAGCGCGTGCAGAACTGGATCAAGCGCCTGCAGGAAGCCCTGCAGGACGGCAGCTTCCGCCTGCACTACCAGCCCGTGGTCAGCCTGCAGGGCGAGCCCGGCGAGGTCTACGAGGCCCTGCTGCGCATGGAATCCAATGGCGAAACCGTGCTCCCGCAGTCCTTCATCGGGATCGCCGAGGACAACGGCCTGCTCGATGCCATCGACCGCTGGGTGGTGAACCGTGCCATCGAAGTGCTGGCCGAACGCAAGCGTGCCGGCCACGATACCCGCCTGGTGGTGAAGGTCAGCCCGGCCTCCTTCGCCGACAACCGCCTGCTCGACCTCATCGCCCGGGAACTGGCCGCACATGACGTGCCCGGCGACCGGCTGTGGCTGCAGACGCCCGAGGCCAAGGTCTTCACCCACCTGCGCCAGGCACAGGCGTTCCAGTCGGCGGCGGCCAAGCTGGGCTGCCAGGTGGGTCTGGAGCATTTCGGCGCGGGCCTGGATTCGTTCCAGTTGCTGTCGCACTTCCAGCCGACCTTCCTCAAGATCGACCGCGTCTTCAGCGAAGACCTGGGCAAGAACACCGAGCACCAGCAGAAGATCCGCGAGATCGCCGAGCGCGCCCAAGCGCTGGGCATCCTGACGGTGGCGGAACACGTGCAGGACGCGGCGACGATGTCCTTCCTGTTCACCGCCAACCTGGACTACGTGGAAGGCAACTTCCTCGCGGCGCCCGGCCCGGCGATGAATTACGACTTCAACTGA
- a CDS encoding phytoene/squalene synthase family protein: MSDSAALDSFLDKWRARWPEWSVAEVFVAPARRDIAVAWFALLQEFEDALNIAGEPLPADAKLAWWGEELRGWAGQRSRHPLGRRLEPVRADWARLAEALPTLAEARAQPVDRNAGLAALSRYGDAVAAVEAGVLGRAPASRSIVAQALAMRLAEAGAAGIPMELRQGGNDAHAARAWADCLLGQWTLREGARERRLVSAFAHGRLRRLAQRSEPGALPSRASLLFTGWRAARGD; the protein is encoded by the coding sequence ATGTCCGACTCCGCCGCCCTCGACAGCTTTCTCGACAAATGGCGTGCACGTTGGCCCGAATGGTCGGTGGCCGAGGTGTTCGTCGCGCCTGCGCGACGCGATATCGCGGTGGCATGGTTCGCGCTGCTGCAGGAGTTCGAGGACGCCCTGAACATCGCCGGCGAGCCGCTGCCGGCGGATGCCAAGCTGGCGTGGTGGGGCGAGGAACTGCGTGGCTGGGCAGGACAGCGCTCGCGCCATCCGCTCGGCCGGCGCCTCGAACCCGTGCGCGCCGACTGGGCAAGGCTCGCGGAGGCGCTGCCCACGTTGGCGGAGGCACGCGCGCAGCCGGTGGACCGGAATGCGGGGCTTGCCGCGCTGTCGCGCTACGGCGATGCGGTCGCGGCCGTGGAAGCCGGGGTGCTGGGCCGCGCGCCCGCTTCACGCAGCATCGTCGCGCAGGCGCTCGCGATGCGATTGGCGGAGGCCGGCGCGGCGGGTATTCCCATGGAGCTCAGGCAGGGCGGAAACGACGCGCATGCGGCGCGTGCGTGGGCGGACTGCCTGCTGGGACAATGGACGCTGCGCGAGGGTGCGCGCGAACGCCGCCTGGTGTCGGCCTTTGCGCATGGACGCCTGCGCCGGCTTGCACAGCGGAGCGAACCCGGCGCGCTGCCATCGCGCGCCTCGCTCCTGTTCACAGGCTGGCGCGCCGCGCGCGGTGACTGA
- the gluQRS gene encoding tRNA glutamyl-Q(34) synthetase GluQRS gives MTANDPPPHYRGRFAPSPTGRLHFGSLVAALGSWLLARHHAGTWLVRVEDLDPPREVPGAAQRQLDTLAAFGLVPDAPVVWQSARQDLYATALTRLLDDGSAFECRCSRSDLAAAGGIHRACVASDPVRAPAIRLRVPDGTRVAFEDGLQGAVEQQVDREVGDVVLRRADGFWAYQLAVVVDDADQGITDVVRGADLLDSTPRQILLQRALGLPTPRYLHLPLIVDAQGQKLSKSMASLPIDDDAPMPALLAAWQALGQPVERLAGIGSVSAAVQAAARGFRPDRLPKVTCMTFAASHNKPVAGAV, from the coding sequence ATGACAGCGAACGATCCCCCTCCTCATTACCGTGGCCGCTTCGCGCCCTCGCCCACCGGCCGCCTGCATTTCGGGTCGCTGGTCGCCGCGCTAGGCAGCTGGCTGCTGGCACGGCACCACGCCGGAACGTGGCTGGTGCGGGTGGAGGATCTCGATCCGCCGCGCGAAGTGCCGGGCGCTGCGCAACGGCAGCTCGACACGCTGGCGGCGTTCGGCCTGGTGCCGGATGCACCCGTCGTGTGGCAGAGCGCGCGCCAGGATCTTTACGCCACCGCGCTGACGCGATTGCTGGACGATGGCAGCGCGTTCGAGTGCCGCTGCAGCCGCAGCGACCTGGCGGCGGCAGGCGGCATCCACCGCGCATGCGTCGCCAGCGATCCCGTGCGTGCGCCCGCCATCCGGCTGCGCGTGCCCGACGGGACACGCGTGGCATTCGAGGACGGCCTGCAGGGCGCGGTCGAACAACAGGTCGACCGCGAGGTGGGCGACGTCGTCCTGCGCCGCGCCGACGGCTTCTGGGCCTACCAGCTGGCGGTGGTCGTGGATGATGCCGACCAGGGCATCACGGACGTCGTGCGCGGCGCGGACCTGCTGGATTCCACGCCGCGCCAGATCCTGCTGCAACGCGCACTGGGCCTGCCCACCCCGCGTTACCTGCACCTGCCGCTGATCGTCGATGCGCAGGGACAGAAGCTGTCCAAGTCGATGGCGTCGTTGCCGATCGACGATGACGCCCCGATGCCCGCACTGCTGGCCGCCTGGCAGGCGCTGGGCCAGCCGGTGGAGAGGCTGGCGGGCATCGGCAGCGTCTCGGCGGCGGTGCAGGCCGCCGCCCGCGGATTCCGCCCGGATCGCCTGCCAAAAGTGACATGCATGACGTTCGCTGCATCGCACAACAAGCCTGTCGCGGGCGCTGTCTAG
- the efp gene encoding elongation factor P, translated as MASYGMNDVKNGMKILINNEPAIISDTEYVKPGKGQAFTRVKYRLIKSGRVQEITMKSTDSVEAADVVDTDMQYLYSDGEYWHFMQQETFEQVQADKAGMGGAEKWLKGEEDCVVTLWNGNPIQVTPPNFVELQITETDPGVKGDTAGTGGKPATLETGAVVRVPLFVGQDEIIKVDTRTGEYVSRVK; from the coding sequence ATGGCCAGTTACGGCATGAACGACGTCAAGAACGGGATGAAGATCCTGATCAACAACGAGCCGGCGATCATCAGCGACACGGAATACGTCAAGCCGGGCAAGGGCCAGGCGTTCACCCGCGTGAAGTACCGCCTGATCAAGAGCGGCCGCGTGCAGGAAATCACTATGAAGAGCACCGACTCGGTCGAGGCGGCGGACGTGGTGGACACCGACATGCAGTACCTGTATTCCGACGGCGAGTACTGGCACTTCATGCAGCAGGAGACCTTCGAGCAGGTGCAGGCCGACAAGGCCGGCATGGGCGGCGCCGAGAAGTGGCTGAAGGGTGAGGAGGACTGCGTGGTCACGCTGTGGAACGGCAACCCGATCCAGGTGACCCCGCCGAATTTCGTCGAACTGCAGATCACCGAGACCGACCCGGGCGTGAAGGGAGATACCGCCGGTACCGGCGGCAAGCCGGCCACGCTGGAAACGGGCGCCGTCGTGCGTGTGCCGCTGTTCGTCGGGCAGGATGAGATCATCAAGGTCGATACCCGCACCGGTGAATACGTCAGCCGCGTGAAGTGA
- the epmB gene encoding EF-P beta-lysylation protein EpmB produces MITAAPEPRQPAPLAAPRWQQAWRDAVRDPRDLLALLGLGALADRVSDEAAAQFPLRVPRGFVARMRHGDPHDPLLRQVLPLDDEMHPAAGYGLDAVGDGAARTGPGVIQKYRGRALLVATGSCAINCRYCFRRHFPYSDETAARDGWREAVDLIRADMDVEEVLLSGGDPLSLSNAKLAELTDALAGIPHLRRLRIHSRLPVVLPERIDDGLLAWLSGLPWPVTLVIHANHANEFDDAVDAALGRLRGAGVHLLNQAVLLRGVNDDVEALAKLSERGFAAGVLPYYLHQLDRVAGAAHFEVDDDRAKTLHAALAARLSGYLVPRLVREVPGDTGKRPL; encoded by the coding sequence ATGATAACCGCAGCCCCCGAACCCCGACAGCCCGCCCCGCTGGCCGCGCCGCGCTGGCAGCAGGCCTGGCGCGATGCCGTGCGTGACCCGCGCGACCTGTTGGCACTGCTGGGACTGGGGGCGCTGGCGGACCGGGTGTCCGACGAAGCGGCGGCCCAGTTCCCGCTGCGCGTGCCGCGTGGCTTCGTGGCCCGCATGCGCCATGGCGACCCGCACGACCCGCTGCTGCGTCAGGTGTTGCCGCTGGATGACGAAATGCATCCGGCCGCCGGCTATGGACTGGATGCCGTCGGTGACGGCGCGGCCAGGACGGGGCCCGGCGTGATCCAGAAATACCGCGGGCGGGCGCTGCTGGTGGCGACGGGCAGTTGCGCGATCAATTGCCGGTATTGCTTCCGCCGCCATTTTCCTTATTCGGACGAGACCGCGGCACGCGACGGGTGGCGGGAAGCCGTGGACTTGATCCGCGCCGATATGGACGTGGAGGAAGTGCTGCTGTCCGGTGGCGACCCGTTGTCGCTGTCGAACGCCAAGCTGGCCGAGCTCACCGACGCACTGGCGGGGATTCCCCACCTGCGCCGCCTGCGCATCCACAGCCGCCTGCCGGTGGTGCTGCCCGAACGCATCGACGATGGCCTGCTGGCCTGGCTGTCCGGCCTGCCCTGGCCGGTGACCCTGGTCATCCATGCCAACCATGCCAACGAGTTCGACGACGCCGTCGACGCGGCACTCGGGCGCCTGCGCGGTGCCGGCGTGCACCTGCTGAACCAGGCGGTGCTGCTGCGTGGCGTGAATGACGATGTCGAGGCGCTGGCGAAGCTCAGCGAGCGCGGCTTCGCGGCGGGCGTGCTGCCCTACTACCTGCACCAGTTGGACCGGGTGGCCGGCGCGGCGCATTTCGAGGTCGACGACGACCGTGCGAAGACGCTGCATGCGGCGCTGGCCGCGCGCCTCTCCGGCTATCTGGTGCCGCGGCTGGTGCGGGAAGTCCCCGGCGACACCGGCAAACGCCCGCTCTAG